One region of Theileria equi strain WA chromosome 4 map unlocalized gcontig_1105316255039, whole genome shotgun sequence genomic DNA includes:
- a CDS encoding DNA topoisomerase III, putative (encoded by transcript BEWA_052950A) produces the protein MRRIFNVAEKPSVARNITEILSNGKSTKEFTNSRMNPVFSFTYHIDGEVSKMYFTSVKGHLSSLEFDPSYSNWNRTPIHELFTAPTYQIIIKDCKDIEKNIQYYAKLCDKMILWLDCDREGEAIAFEVIEVFRGVQKSSNIKRAVFSAVTRSDIEQACCNLREPDINLAKAVETRQEIDLRIGSAMTRFMTLKYKHFLNTKSNVLSYGPCQLPTLGFVVDRFKRIENFVREEYWSINVEVVLEETPVSFLWDRVRLFDGQAVLTLYEVCLENPLAFVTRINKRQTKKYPPLPLDTVEMNKTVCKYLKISSSQCMQLAESLYSKGFISYPRTETNIFPQSIDLMSLINSLSNHPTFGEYAKRLVDGDFCVPVMGKKNDEAHPPIHPVKSMTSSEAESPLHWQLYEYITRRFLACCSKAAVGDESMIFLDVSGEGFHTKGMVIREYNWLDIYTYEKWEGRIVPNFSQGQEITPTKITLKNGKTNPPALLSEANLIDLMNKNGIGTDATMHEHIQKIQDRHYAVKNEKLRFIPTNLGKALYNAFKEYTASSIDLTKPALRAHMERDMSDIACGLKNKEDVVRVYADLMRDIYLEIANQPDYFNDAMSMLCDIEPDDAPPPMCSFQ, from the exons ATGAGGAGAATATTTAACGTGGCTGAAAAGCCTTCCGTAGCCAGGAATATAACGGAGATTCTCTCTAATGGAAAAAGCACAAAG GAATTCACTAACTCTAGGATGAACCCTGTTTTCTCATTTACCTACCACATTGACGGAGAAGTGTCTAAGATGTACTTTACCTCGGTGAAAGG TCATTTGAGTTCCTTGGAGTTTGATCCATCATATAGCAACTGGAACAGAACACCTATACATGAGTTATTCACTG CTCCGACTTACCAAATCATCATTAAGGATTGCAAAGATATTGAGAAAAACATTCAATACTATGCCAAACT ATGCGACAAGATGATATTATGGTTAGATTGTGACAGGGAGGGTGAAGCAATAGCATTTGAA GTAATAGAGGTGTTTCGAGGCGTACAAAAGTCCAGTAACATAAAGAGAGCTGTCTTCTCTGCTGTGACAA GAAGTGACATTGAGCAAGCATGTTGCAACTTGAGGGAACCTGATATAAATTTAGCTAAAGCAGTTGAAACAAGACAGGAGATAGATTTAAGGATTG GATCTGCAATGACACGATTTATGACCCTAAAGTATAAACATTTTCTCAACACAAAATCTAATGTTTTGAG TTATGGACCATGCCAACTTCCAACACTGGGATTTGTGGTTGATAGATTCAAGCGAATCGAGAATTTTGTAAGGGAAGAATACTGGTCTATTAATGTGGAAGTTGTATTAGAAGAGACACCAGTCTCGTTTTTGTGGGATAGGGTTCGACTTTTTGATGG ACAAGCTGTTTTAACTTTGTATGAAGTTTGCCTGGAGAATCCACTCGCATTTGTAACAAGGATAAACAAGAGACAAACCAAAAAGTATCCTCCTTTACCCCTTGATACTGTTGAGATGAACAAGACTGTTTGTAAATATCTAAAAATATCCTCCAGCCAGTGCATGCAATTGGCTGAAAGCCTGTATAGTAAGGGATTCATAAGTTATCCCAGGACTGAAACAAATATATTTCCGCAAAGTATTGACTTGATGAGTCTAATAAACTCTCTTTCCAATCATCCAACTTTTGGGGAATATGCAAAAAGATTAGTAGACGGTGACTTTTGTGTTCCCGTCATGGGAaagaaaaatgatgaagcACATCCTCCTATTCACCCTGTTAAATCAATGACATCAAGTGAAGCAGAATCCCCGCTACATTGGCAACTTTACGAGTACATTACTAGGAGATTCCTCGCCTGTTGTAGTAAAGCAGCTGTAGGAGATGAATCTATGATTTTTTTGGATGTTTCCGGAGAAGGGTTTCATACAAAGGGTATGGTTATCAGAGAATATAACTGGTTGGACATTTACACATATGAGAAATGGGAAGGTCGCATAGTCCCTAATTTTTCTCAAGGACAAGAAATTACACCAACAAAAATCActctaaagaatggaaagaCAAATCCACCAGCTCTCCTCTCTGAAGCTAACCTGATAGACTTGATGAATAAGAACGGAATTGGAACAGATGCAACAATGCACGAACACATCCAAAAAATCCAGGATAGACATTACGCtgttaaaaatgaaaagcTCAGATTTATACCAACGAACTTGGGAAAAGCACTCTACAACGCCTTCAAAGAATATACAGCATCTTCTATTGATTTGACAAAACCCGCCCTTAGAGCTCACATGGAACGTGATATGAGCGATATAGCATGTGGActaaaaaataaagaagatgtagTCAGAGTATATGCGGACCTCATGAGAGATATATACTTGGAAATCGCAAATCAGCCAGACTATTTCAACGATGCCATGAGCATGCTGTGTGACATAGAACCAGACGATGCACCTCCACCCATGTGCTCCTTTCAATAA
- a CDS encoding conserved hypothetical protein (encoded by transcript BEWA_052970A) produces MTKLTGMAEKLVDKSENIECVIFGTCCVFTLLVFLVVTIKILRSPTKIPKCEFLIILLSSIQLCMGVWYYTIDEVPYLQILNKGIKVLQCEIISWTCIFTLLKSREYGKKRSKLFFTLFTILLSLFLGYSVIYNNQYLNLKMNIFVSLMWFAMSSLVFYIAMMVKKSFGIASLLKFDFNETIDLELQEFKRNEVVDNFADSKSSQFMVLSVMEFITSMGTLTWDLIIYYSVTKNAYNNYFELDMPFFKEFLYIISNSLFILIPNWTIFLVFYWLQRRNYSRISSTWDINLSTVRSCY; encoded by the exons ATGACAAAACTAACTGGTATGGCCGAGAAACTTGTTGACAAAAGTGAAAACATCGAGTGCGTGATCTTTGGAACGTGCTGTGTCTTCACACTTTTGGTTTTTCTCGTTGTAACAATCAAGATCTTGAGGTCGCCGACTAAAATACCAAAATGCGAATTTTTAATCATCCTGCTGTCATCCATACAGCTCTGTATGGGTGTATGGTACTATACAATAGATGAGGTGCCATACCTCCAAATCCTGAACAAGGGGATCAAGGTACTGCAGTGTGAAATCATCTCATGGACTTGCATATTTACACTTTTAAAGAGCCGTGAGTATGGGAAAAA GAGGTCAAAACTATTTTTTACTCTCTTCACAATTCTACTGTCGCTGTTTCTTGGTTACTCTGTCATATACAACAATCAATATTTGAACCTAAAGATGAACATTTTCGTATCATTAATGTGGTTTGCAATGTCTTCACTGGTATTTTATATCGCAATGATGGTTAAGAAAAGCTTTGGCATTGCATCCCTACTCAAGTTTGACTTCAATGAAACTATTGATCTCGAACTTCAGGAGTTTAAAAGAAATGAAGTTGTTGACAATTTCGCAGATTCCAAATCTTCTCAATTTATGGTACTTTCAGTTATGGAGTTTATCACATCAATG GGAACTCTAACTTGGGACCTCATTATATACTACTCAGTAACCAAGAATGCCTACAACAACTACTTCGAGTTAGACATGCCCTTTTTCAAGGAatttttgtacattattTCAAACTCTCTCTTCATTCTTATTCCTAACTGGACAATATTCCTCGTATTTTACTG GTTACAACGAAGGAATTATTCTAGAATCTCATCAACGTGGGACATCAATCTTTCCACTGTAAGATCCTGCTACTAG
- a CDS encoding conserved hypothetical protein (encoded by transcript BEWA_052930A) — MQNVVKCLYPKVWRIPEDYISRSILKSEFYQEKHCKIHALKVISGSSLLHFSPFDSALALNLLLEKKPQENSNINFKLHPLYKGAINRLINSIINYRFELLPYFFKKFSELHEVNALRALVTVIIHRDVISRFNTNTLIDLSYLTAHHIPRDCYIFDDFDRISENFILYNKFYKLLLASLFARGEILLNKVLIYKLLYSLAKVPFKLEQSKELSLYLKHKVIKELESDSWEAQHLVGIYWSLGTLGILDSELLSSIYSSIGPIVDYIDTKHLQLALSISSKLDDKLSKKFTELIKDKLQTYSKLGVKWKQRK; from the coding sequence ATGcaaaatgtagtaaaatGCTTGTATCCAAAGGTATGGCGCATTCCAGAAGATTATATATCTCGTTCAATTTTGAAAAGTGAGTTCTACCAAGAAAAGCATTGCAAGATTCACGCTTTAAAGGTGATTTCAGGGTCGAGCTTGCTACACTTTTCACCATTTGATTCTGCTCTGGCTCTAAACTTGTTGTTGGAAAAGAAACCGCAGGAAAATTcaaatataaactttaAGCTTCACCCCTTGTACAAGGGAGCTATAAACAGGTTGATCAATAGCATCATAAACTACCGTTTTGAGTTGCTTCCATACTTTTTCAAAAAGTTCTCAGAATTACACGAAGTAAATGCTTTGAGGGCCCTTGTCACGGTTATTATACACAGAGACGTTATAAGTCGGTTCAATACCAATACCCTCATTGATCTGTCTTATTTGACTGCTCATCATATTCCTAGGGACTGCTACATTTTTGACGACTTTGACAGAATCAGTGAGAATTTTATTCTGTATAACAAATTCTATAAGCTTTTACTTGCATCATTATTTGCTAGAGGGGAAATCCTCTTGAATAAGGTGTTGATTTACAAGCTTCTTTATTCTTTGGCAAAAGTACCCTTTAAGCTTGAACAAAGTAAAGAGCTATCACTATATCTGAAACATAAAGTGATAAAGGAATTAGAGTCTGATTCCTGGGAAGCCCAGCATTTAGTAGGTATTTATTGGTCCCTTGGTACCCTGGGTATTTTGGACAGTGAACTTTTGTCGAGTATTTATTCCAGTATAGGTCCTATTGTTGATTATATTGACACAAAGCATCTACAGTTAGCCTTATCGATTTCTTCAAAGTTGGACGATaaattatccaaaaaaTTTACAGAGCTAATAAAGGATAAACTGCAGACATATTCAAAGTTGGGAGTAAAATGGAAGCAGAGAAAGTGA
- a CDS encoding RNA recognition motif domain containing protein (encoded by transcript BEWA_052960A): MDSTYETKNHNAEDSEAYKENTHTSGRYSVERHYRDQRSYSRSPRRSRDRRRHRTRSTSSKYRNRHHRSHGRRRSYRRSYSDDSDDSRDRRRRKSRRYSRSSSREYRRRDRKRSVDDSQSSDRGDRYSRHRDVEKKTREQENVVEDPEVVRRRELELKRRKEIEEAQRADLTVLVINLSLSADERDIYELFSEHAGKVRDIQCVRDLRSGKSKGIAYVEFYTQESVIKALSMTGLDLKGQRIKIQSSQAEKNRAAKAAKMLQQTAMDASDSPFTIYVGGLIGALSALNEVELKQLFSPFGTIIDVEIFRDPETGESKGYAFLKFRRSSEAKEAMNTMNGFDIGGQQIKVGYANLNTTDSKSRLSSLGDVDIERLDDDGGGLISGATNKIALMEKLQRTTAAPISATFSSGKASGPTSNIILSNMFTANDPGADEPNFFVEIEEDVKEECEKYGKVVAVYLNKKTIDGKVWVKFQNSTDASTAYKGLNGRYFAGNTIKVEYVTDDFWRQHIH, translated from the exons ATGGATTCGACATACGAGACTAAAAATCACAACGCGGAAGATTCGGAAGCCTACAAAGAAAATACACACACAAGTGGGCGTTATAGTGTTGAACGACATTATAGAGATCAAAGGAGCTACAGTAGATCTCCCAGAAGGTCTAGGGACCGACGCAGACATAGAACTCGTAGCACCAGTAGCAAATATAGAAACCGACATCATAGATCCCACGGCAGAAGACGCTCTTACCGTAGATCTTACAGTGATGACTCTGATGATTCCAGAGATAGACGTAGGCGTAAAAGTAGGCGGTATTCCCGCAGTTCATCCAGGGAATATAGACGCAGAGATCGCAAGAGATCCGTAGATGATAGCCAATCATCTGACAGGGGAGATCGATACTCCAGACATAGGGACGTGGAAAAAAAAACTCGTGAACAAGAAAATGTAGTGGAAGATCCGGAGGTGGTACGCAGAAGAGAATTAGAATTGAAGAGGAGAAAGGAAATTGAAGAAGCTCAGAGAGCCGACTTGACTGTGCTTGTAATTAATTTGAGTCTCAGTGCAGACGAAAGAGACATATACGAGCTTTTCAGTGAGCATGCTGGAAAGGTCCGAGACATTCAATGCGTACGTGATTTGAGGTCAGGGAAATCAAAGGGTATTGCCTATGTCGAATTTTATACACAAGAATCAGTTATTAAAGCATTGTCCATGACAGGATTAGATTTAAAGGGTCAGAGAATTAAAATACAATCTTCGCAGGCCGAAAAGAATAGAGCTGCAAAGGCAGCTAAGATGTTGCAGCAAACAGCTATGGATGCTAGTGATTCTCCCTTCACCATTTATGTAGGCGGCTTGATTGGTGCATTATCTGCCCTCAATGAAGTAGAATTGAAGCAGCTATTTTCTCCCTTTGGCACGATTATAGATGTCGAAATATTTAGGGATCCAGAAACAGGAGAATCAAAGGGATATGCATTCCTCAAATTTAGAAGGTCTTCTGAGGCTAAGGAAGCAATGAATACAATGAATGGATTCGATATTGGAGGTCAACAAATAAAGGTTGGATATGCAAATTTGAATACCACAGATTCCAAGAGCCGATTGTCATCGCTTGGTGATGTTGATATCGAACGTTTGGATGACGATGGCGGTGGTCTTATCTCCGGTGCAACTAATAAAATCGCTCTCATGGAAAAGCTTCAGAGAACCACTGCG GCTCCAATATCTGCTACCTTTTCAAGCGGAAAAGCATCTGGACCAACCAGCAACATTATCCTCAGCAACATGTTTACTGCGAATGATCCTGGCGCTGATGAACCAAACTTTTTTGTCGAAATTGAAGAGGATGTGAAAGAAGAGTGTGAAAAGTACGGCAAAGTCGTTGCTGTCTATTTGAATAAGAAAACAATTGATGGCAAGGTTTGGGttaaatttcaaaattctaCAGATGCCAGCACTGCCTACAAGGGTTTGAACGGAAGGTATTTTGCTGGGAATACAATCAAGGTGGAATATGTAACTGACGACTTTTGGAGACAACATATCCACTGA
- a CDS encoding conserved hypothetical protein (encoded by transcript BEWA_052940A) → MALSKTHPLFQNDKLALSPEAAELIANTVEFRIKQIVQMARKFLIHSSRPAQTSFLLPIDVRNALRTLKIEDLDGYSNCYDYRYVCSTKLFKGDRVIKRESCYRNSLGDKCWGRYRLSDIIQQDMQKAVPAAPGLTVHWMVVNGRVPTISGSLVECITDEFEERAKKMALQHKVHKINFLDYSETSESLDSLQTLLKDLKSSKSGLKDSLSDNVLEKGLVEALYKQTVEDKTTSKQSKVILPKIDHLLTKEHRFFLKEIRNMVRRASYSMEPEVQNQFKKVVGILRSSMALDQLLPELCHFFVTEMSRYKSNPSSIAVSVLLEYVEAITSNKNIQIHHHIHQLLTPLLELILGPDESNLPFIYRGLLIRKCAAQALGNIAANLRQSQNGLESIDDYLMSLYKCEILNDKCSLSVLYGALCGIAKLPLLAKRIVFYPLVPLLLSVVVKKQRAIYTHSFTDPKQQKIRQFKIIVCHEVIHLMMEIIYDAGFEDVLSTLEDTGVLLTISHQAKTMVNETLLGCVNASINPELFIPVYTAMLCKCFSVLNKPEKISSLKRKYEEIAVSEQENKPNEIYTISVIKNYVKNYERDNNNATELYASEYPVSCSKKGTWYNNQAVHLLTLMI, encoded by the coding sequence ATGGCCCTATCTAAAACGCATCCTCTCTTTCAAAATGATAAGCTTGCTCTGTCACCAGAAGCGGCTGAGTTGATTGCAAACACAGTAGAGTTTAGAATTAAGCAAATTGTTCAAATGGCACGCAAGTTCCTGATTCACAGCTCAAGACCAGCTCAAACATCTTTCTTGTTGCCAATTGATGTTAGAAACGCACTAAGAACCCTCAAGATTGAGGATTTGGACGGTTACAGCAATTGTTATGACTACCGTTACGTTTGCTCTACCAAGTTGTTTAAAGGAGATAGAGTTATAAAACGTGAATCATGCTACAGGAATTCATTGGGAGATAAGTGTTGGGGTAGATATCGTCTTTCTGATATAATTCAACAAGATATGCAAAAGGCTGTGCCTGCAGCTCCAGGTCTAACAGTTCACTGGATGGTAGTGAACGGAAGAGTTCCCACAATCTCAGGCTCATTGGTTGAATGTATTACAGATGAATTTGAGGAAAGAGCCAAAAAGATGGCTTTACAACATAAGGTCCACAAAATTAATTTCCTGGACTATTCTGAGACTTCTGAAAGTTTAGATTCATTGCAGACGCTTTTAAAGGATCTTAAAAGTTCTAAAAGTGGTTTAAAAGATTCCTTGTCTGACAATGTGTTGGAAAAGGGGTTAGTAGAGGCGCTGTATAAGCAAACTGTTGAGGATAAGACAACTTCAAAGCAAAGCaaggtcattcttcctaAAATTGATCATTTGCTGACAAAAGAACATCGATTCTTTTTGAAAGAGATCAGAAATATGGTTAGGAGAGCTTCATATTCCATGGAACCAGAGGTTCAAAATCAATTTAAAAAGGTCGTAGGGATTTTAAGGTCATCAATGGCCCTGGATCAGTTGCTACCGGAGTTGTGTCATTTTTTTGTGACTGAAATGTCTAGGTATAAATCAAATCCTTCCTCTATTGCTGTGTCGGTTTTGTTGGAATATGTTGAAGCTATAACCTCGAATAAAAACATCCAAATTCACCACCATATACACCAACTGCTGACACCATTGTTGGAACTTATTTTAGGGCCAGATGAATCTAACCTTCCCTTTATATACAGAGGTTTATTAATTCGTAAGTGTGCTGCGCAAGCTCTTGGAAATATCGCCGCAAATTTGAGGCAATCGCAAAATGGGCTCGAGAGCATTGATGATTACTTGATGTCCTTGTACAAGTGTGAAATTTTAAACGATAAGTGCTCTCTATCTGTTCTTTATGGAGCTCTCTGTGGAATCGCAAAATTACCTCTCTTGGCCAAGAGGATTGTTTTCTATCCCTTGGTTCCTTTACTATTATCAGTAGTTGTAAAGAAACAACGTGCAATTTATACACATTCCTTTACTGATCCAAAACAACAAAAAATACGACAGTTTAAGATTATCGTATGTCATGAAGTTATACACttgatgatggaaataataTACGATGCTGGATTCGAAGATGTTTTATCGACATTGGAAGATACCGGAGTACTACTCACAATTTCCCATCAGGCAAAAACAATGGTAAACGAAACATTACTAGGCTGTGTAAACGCTAGTATAAATCCAGAACTCTTTATTCCGGTATATACTGCGATGCTCTGCAAATGCTTTTCAGTTTTGAATAAACCGGAGAAGATTTCTTCCCTCAAAAGAAAGTACGAAGAAATTGCAGTTTCTGAGCAAGAAAATAAACCAAATGAGATTTATACGATCAGTGTAATTAAAAATTATGTCAAAAATTATGAACGAGATAACAACAATGCAACAGAGTTGTATGCGTCAGAATACCCAGTTAGCTGTAGTAAAAAAGGTACCTGGTATAATAATCAGGCAGTTCACTTGCTTACTTTAATGATTTAA